A single region of the Drosophila takahashii strain IR98-3 E-12201 chromosome 2R, DtakHiC1v2, whole genome shotgun sequence genome encodes:
- the tud gene encoding protein tudor translates to MNGQPPIAGPSKVDLYITHVDHVGPYLKVYGQVNRDAAILVSKRIEQVLPTCFAIEPSWSVERQQALLTPGTFCIFKKTNGPAPGDVEYMRTRVVSAELEGQQMRTEIEFLDLGFRRTVNSHDLMFPKQPKLLQNIPLLCFQYIVLGICADWDSADLAVVHQLIVNQTVQITVDPTQICDQKFASLRYKDFELNEFLVQQKQIGAPMSRQLMMDHCKKLWKDAPQSPISAEQNNNSVHSSKTPTDIAREQLASRRSLAARLDAQRSVQVTPPRPLNVDAADYTPKQLPLANVTNVQVPSQGLANTQKPAYVPANPYNRANYQPAEPAAQPYVPKANPRSLYTYYNVRMNKPMAGMAPVAPNVPIQPPYSQPANYVPLSYAPARFTPPPTPSLAQRAQQRTIPAFRTTSLTVGLTYDVDISYVENGPYLFWVHIKSSGNDLSAMMGQIERTKLKPLSQAPELGTACVARFSEDGHLYRALVSAVYAQRYRVVYVDYGNSELLPSSDLFQIPPEMLDIKPFAFRFALAGTKELEPIDESMKRIFKKAAIYRNFELTVQAPESVGSMQTCHLNQNGTNMLELLRQLKNSRQSYAKAEQLMNDDAVEIRFIDSPSNFYVQKVANIGKFEQLMDEMFSYYNANQKVPDQLILGAPCIVKCDQEWYRAEILRVDDSVIVRHVDFGYEQNVKRHLIGHIAEKHLEMPRQAIKCCLKGFENSELSENKITDQFEMLAEESNIQRRTFSVRIFRIEPDGLNVVNLLAKNLNVMKKLFKLSMPFEQYLSLEKGQFNANNTRAESVVSSELDKSLILNSTSIVESENEKQQQPKKEPVQQELVVDIPQQARAGGGSKNSPDWDKRSSTSAGSKDSKRQQQHSQRFDRHLDSSFETQSTSSYTSGMSSPRKGNRQQNGRTPIQSPRHNGKPEAIKNTRFNESPRKNQDAQQRNQRSQNAPQGYAQKPQRQKSTLDGTVSSKRSSGVESDAASSTTESVSATKPEKYIPLDKPYVLQDMKTPGKEAASLSWWVSPFQFYVVPKSASAKYDNVLRDMRLFYRQKQHQPLQLKVGSTVVVRQRKDNAILRATVTACNHMMRKYRVFCVDTGSLITVTSEDVWQLEQRFAEPPCMAHRCSFHSVVTNYDPLYIVDRMEKFVPVNAKVECEFLSKEKSNNSSCSYTVNMFVNGASLRDTLVKAEFLTEVAPEIRVNLLAGQQIRGKFTNIRDMTNFKVQLDYCKNVNFLCSYDDAKFVKSNPDLARRFKEFYEGKSFAFNVKNVCENNIIHLRPVMPLFKEDRKAFVCPYPVVLSSFKALVVYTSKPYRVYVQPQAIVTAMQNLLDNMYEHYEAKGDSLKKYDAGQICAVRSSDGNWYRARITGKDLNATRPEVFYLDYGNTEEIKREDIKALDDKFYENASGFAVEINLPLGRPSNEAKLQARLSEILEEKLVTVKSIEVRRNHLIADVIMENNQSVIDLLKAEKLIPGQDLDYMRKQMEKGKSRTYEYIETVDLTLDDEEDKGRRETGSNSKSSSANASPKKKQHNDKDREPKKSKPAEPAASPTPSPVPLKAPTPVPAEPEPVPKPPTPAPVAVEEPEAKTAVVQEVVPEPEKATLAKEDPYKHLDSFVLSHCDNPAHFFVHPIDQLDKIHQLQENLQIVSPSLPQLMNVVNGADCVSLYSVDKCWYRAKIIDAELMVLLFVDFGNTDCVSDTTDIKESMWSHVEPFCLPCALPICPKGTADWVDAANGIFNESYTKILRYEYLTKGDQYTTSYVNVYIDGEDVAKKLIADGFARPLEYVTSGCSCYISHVNGISDFFIQLERDSKALELIEMYLRDEDKLKPLERFEKGSIVAALFEDDELWYRAQLLKQLPDSRYEVLFIDYGNTSTTSKCLLLSEEIASLPSLSKKCSLQLPEDYTSWSPEAETKFAELTGEGELVFTTQLLKPGQDVVTIDLLLDGESIIDRLLPLCQRKEPKEASKESLAVTTKAIITHVENTSHMYLQFSEKDSLMDIICEKLNGSKLQPKTEKGSVDELCVTQFPDDMEFYRSRVLEVLENDQYKVILVDYGNTTVVDKLYELPLEFATIKPVAEICSMESCAIFEKNKALALATLDALLDSCNGVVAVEFVDKSASPPVVRLRTKDKKTNSLNIYDELQKLIAAELKLIQKRNENSECVITHGNSPKSFYVHLKHNTPDLELIVKTLQSLKKEQLKLLNAPGKNLGGVCYSQEDSCYYRCSIKTVLEENKGFEAFLLDYGNTLTVSEIWKLPQEIETIPPLALHCQLSEIPKDVPDEKLEEAFVVLLEQHFGEVYEISTQPNEDETMPLSAQLRINYKDFAQELASTVAGVQKPLEAELHNCVVVQYDDPRSFYVQMESDVPALENMTDKLLDAEQELPVFSDLKEGALCVAQFPEDEVFYRAQIVKVLDEGKCEVHFIDFGNNAVTQQFRQLPEELAKPERYSKHCELEASTMAKCDVALLQTFIDSRFSETFQVEILATKGAGTHVVRLFYQSKNISEKLQENQ, encoded by the exons ATGAATGGTCAGCCGCCCATTGCGGGGCCATCCAAAGTGGACCTGTACATCACTCATGTGGATCACGTGGGCCCCTACCTGAAGGTCTACGGCCAGGTGAACAGAGACGCCGCCATCCTGGTGAGCAAGCGCATCGAGCAGGTGCTCCCCACATGCTTCGCCATCGAGCCCAGTTGGTCGGTGGAGCGCCAGCAGGCCCTGCTCACTCCGGGCACCTTCTGCATCTTCAAAAAGACCAACGGACCGGCGCCCGGCGATGTGGAGTACATGCGGACACGCGTGGTCAGCGCCGAGCTGGAGGGCCAGCAGATGCGCACCGAGATCGAGTTCCTGGACTTGGGCTTCCGGCGCACTGTGAATAGTCATGAT TTAATGTTCCCCAAGCAGCCAAAGCTGCTGCAGAACATCCCGCTGCTCTGCTTCCAGTACATCGTGCTGGGCATTTGCGCCGATTGGGACTCGGCCGACTTGGCGGTGGTTCACCAGCTGATTGTCAACCAGACCGTTCAAATCACCGTCGATCCCACACAGATCTGCGACCAAAAGTTCGCCAGTCTGCGCTACAAGGACTTCGAGCTCAACGAGTTTTTGGTGCAACAGAAGCAAATTGGAGCGCCGATGAGCAGGCAGCTCATGATGGATCACTGCAAGAAGCTGTGGAAGGATGCTCCACAGTCGCCGATCAGCGCAGAGCAAAACAACAATAGCGTACACAGCTCAAAGACGCCCACGGACATTGCCCGCGAGCAGCTGGCGTCGCGACGATCGCTGGCCGCTCGCCTGGATGCCCAGCGCTCGGTGCAGGTGACGCCGCCCAGGCCGTTGAATGTCGATGCCGCCGACTATACGCCCAAGCAGCTGCCTCTGGCCAATGTG ACCAATGTACAGGTGCCATCGCAAGGCCTGGCCAATACTCAGAAACCGGCCTATGTGCCGGCCAATCCCTATAATCGTGCCAACTATCAGCCCGCCGAGCCGGCTGCTCAACCTTATGTGCCCAAGGCGAATCCCCGATCGCTTTACACCTACTATAATGTTCGGATGAACAAACCGATGGCCGGCATGGCGCCGGTAGCTCCAAATGTGCCCATTCAGCCGCCGTACAGCCAACCGGCTAATTACGTCCCTCTGAGCTATGCTCCCGCACGCTTCACTCCGCCTCCGACACCGTCGTTGGCCCAACGTGCCCAGCAACGCACCATTCCGGCCTTTAGAACCACCAGCTTGACGGTGGGCCTAACCTACGATGTGGATATTAGTTATGTAGAGAATGGGCCGTATCTGTTTTGGGTGCACATAAAGAGCAGCGGCAATGATCTGAGCGCCATGATGGGTCAGATTGAACGGACGAAGCTGAAGCCGCTCAGCCAGGCTCCGGAACTGGGAACCGCCTGCGTGGCACGCTTCTCGGAAGATGGCCACTTGTATCGCGCTTTGGTCAGCGCCGTTTACGCCCAACGTTATCGCGTGGTCTACGTGGACTATGGAAACTCTGAGCTGCTGCCGTCCAGCGATCTCTTTCAAATACCCCCCGAGATGCTGGACATCAAACCATTCGCCTTCCGCTTCGCTTTGGCCGGAACCAAAGAGCTCGAGCCCATTGACGAGAGCATGAAGCGGATTTTCAAGAAGGCGGCTATATACAGGAACTTTGAACTCACTGTCCAGGCGCCCGAGAGCGTGGGCTCCATGCAGACCTGCCACCTCAATCAGAAT GGTACCAACATGCTGGAGCTACTCAGACAGCTGAAAAACTCACGTCAGTCCTACGCAAAGGCTGAGCAACTGATGAACGACGATGCCGTGGAGATCCGCTTTATCGATTCGCCGAGCAACTTCTATGTGCAAAAAGTGGCCAATATCGGAAAGTTCGAGCAGCTTATGGACGAGATGTTCTCCTATTACAATGCCAACCAGAAAGTGCCCGATCAGTTGATCCTGGGCGCACCCTGCATTGTGAAATGCGATCAGGAATGGTACCGTGCGGAGATCCTGCGCGTTGATGACTCTGTGATTGTGCGACACGTAGATTTCGGTTATGAACAGAACGTGAAACGCCACCTAATCGGCCACATAGCCGAAAAGCATTTGGAGATGCCGCGGCAGGCAATCAAGTGCTGCCTGAAAGGCTTCGAGAACAGTGAGCTGAGCGAGAACAAGATTACCGACCAGTTTGAGATGTTGGCCGAGGAATCGAATATCCAACGACGCACATTCAGTGTGCGTATCTTTCGCATAGAACCCGATGGTCTGAATGTGGTCAATCTGCTGGCCAAGAACCTGAATGTGATGAAGAAGCTCTTTAAACTCTCAATGCCCTTCGAGCAGTATTTGTCGCTGGAGAAGGGCCAGTTCAATGCCAACAACACACGCGCCGAGTCTGTGGTTTCTTCCGAATTGGATAAGAGTCTCATTCTCAACTCGACCAGCATTGTGGAGAGCGAGAATGAGAAACAGCAGCAACCGAAAAAGGAGCCAGTGCAGCAGGAACTGGTGGTTGATATTCCGCAGCAAGCAAGGGCAGGAGGTGGTAGCAAAAACTCCCCAGATTGGGATAAACGCAGCTCCACCTCGGCGGGCTCGAAGGACAGCAAgcgtcagcagcagcacagtCAGCGATTCGATCGGCATTTGGACTCCAGCTTTGAGACGCAAAGCACCAGCAGCTACACCAGTGGCATGAGTTCGCCCCGCAAGGGCAACCGCCAACAGAACGGCCGCACTCCAATTCAGTCGCCACGGCATAATGGAAAACCGGAAGCTATCAAAAATAC ACGCTTTAACGAGTCACCCCGCAAGAATCAAGACGCCCAGCAGCGAAACCAACGCTCCCAGAATGCCCCGCAGGGCTATGCCCAAAAACCGCAACGCCAAAAGTCCACTTTGGACGGAACCGTCAGCTCGAAGCGTTCCAGCGGAGTAGAGAGCGATGCGGCCTCTTCCACCACCGAATCGGTGTCTGCCACCAAGCCGGAGAAGTATATTCCGCTGGACAAACCGTATGTGCTGCAGGACATGAAAACACCTGGCAAAGAGGCTGCCAGTCTGTCCTGGTGGGTCTCGCCCTTCCAGTTCTACGTGGTGCCAAAGTCGGCCTCCGCAAAGTATGATAACGTCCTGCGCGATATGCGACTATTCTACCGCCAGAAGCAACATCAGCCCCTACAGTTGAAGGTTGGATCCACTGTGGTGGTGCGCCAGCGAAAGGACAACGCCATTCTGCGAGCCACAGTGACCGCCTGCAACCACATGATGCGCAAGTACCGCGTCTTTTGTGTGGACACAGGCAGCCTGATTACAGTCACCTCGGAGGATGTTTGGCAACTGGAGCAGCGCTTCGCGGAGCCACCCTGTATGGCCCATCGCTGTAGTTTCCACAGTGTGGTTACAAACTATGATCCCCTGTACATTGTGGATCGCATGGAGAAATTCGTACCAGTCAATGCCAAAGTGGAATGCGAGTTCCTGTCCAAAGAGAAGAGCAACAACAGTAGTTGCTCCTACACGGTCAATATGTTTGTAAACGGCGCTTCGCTGCGAGACACGCTGGTCAAAGCTGAATTCCTCACTGAGGTGGCGCCTG AAATACGCGTAAACCTTCTGGCTGGTCAGCAGATTAGAGGCAAATTCACAAATATTCGGGACATGACTAACTTTAAGGTTCAGCTTGATTACTGCAAGAATGTTAACTTCCTGTGCAGCTACGACGATGCGAAATTTGTTAAGTCCAATCCTGATTTGGCCAGGCGTTTTAAGGAATTCTACGAGGGCAAATCTTTTGCctttaatgtcaaaaatgTCTGCGAAAACAATAT CATTCATCTGAGACCTGTAATGCCGTTGTTCAAGGAGGATCGCAAGGCATTCGTCTGTCCTTATCCTGTAGTGCTGAGCTCATTCAAAGCACTCGTGGTGTACACATCCAAACCTTACCGCGTTTATGTTCAACCCCAGGCAATTGTAACTGCCATGCAGAATCTGTTGGATAACATGTATGAGCACTATGAGGCGAAGG GTGACTccctaaaaaaatatgacgcGGGACAGATATGTGCAGTCCGCAGTTCCGATGGCAACTGGTACAGAGCCAGAATCACTGGAAAGGATTTAAATGCAACACGCCCCGAGGTATTTTACCTCGATTACGGAAACACGGAGGAAATAAAGCGTGAAGATATCAAGGCATTGGACGATAAGTTCTATGAGAACGCCAGCGGCTTTGCAGTGGAGATCAATTTGCCGCTTGGTCGCCCCAGTAACGAAGCCAAGCTACAGGCGCGTCTGTCAGAGATTCTTGAAGAAAAGCTGGTCACGGTGAAATCGATTGAGGTACGTCGTAATCATCTTATTGCCGATGTCATCATGGAAAACAATCAGAGTGTGATAGACCTGCTAAAGGCTGAGAAGCTCATACCCGGCCAAGATCTGGATTACATGCGCAAGCAAATGGAGAAGGGAAAGTCGCGTACTTACGAGTACATTGAAACAGTGGACCTTACCTTGGACGACGAAGAGGATAAGGGACGCAGGGAAactggcagcaacagcaagtcGAGCTCGGCAAATGCCTCGCCCAAGAAGAAACAACACAATGACAAGGATCGGGAGCCAAAGAAGAGTAAGCCAGCAGAGCCGGCTGCATCTCCTACTCCTTCGCCAGTACCATTGAAAGCTCCTACACCGGTTCCTGCGGAGCCAGAACCTGTGCCAAAACCACCTACCCCTGCTCCAGTGGCTGTAGAGGAACCAGAAGCTAAGACAGCTGTTGTCCAAGAGGTTGTGCCAGAGCCCGAAAAAGCAACTCTTGCGAAAGAGGATCCCTACAAACATTTGGACAGCTTTGTGCTAAGCCATTGCGACAATCCAGCACACTTCTTTGTTCACCCGATCGATCAGCTGGATAAAATACATCAGCTGCAGGAAAACCTCCAGATTGTGTCACCATCCTTGCCCCAGTTGATGAACGTGGTCAACGGCGCGGACTGCGTGTCTCTGTACTCGGTGGACAAGTGCTGGTACCGCGCCAAGATCATCGATGCCGAGCTCATGGTCCTGCTGTTCGTCGACTTTGGCAACACGGACTGCGTATCGGACACCACTGACATAAAGGAGAGCATGTGGTCGCACGTGGAGCCCTTCTGCTTGCCATGCGCACTCCCAATTTGCCCCAAGGGCACTGCGGATTGGGTGGATGCAGCTAATGGTATTTTCAACGAATCATACACGAAGATCCTGCGCTACGAGTACCTTACCAAGGGGGATCAGTACACGACCAGCTATGTAAATGTATACATCGATGGCGAGGATGTGGCCAAGAAATTGATTGCCGACGGCTTTGCTAGGCCCCTGGAGTACGTGACCAGTGGATGCAGCTGCTACATCTCACATGTGAACGGAATTTCCGACTTCTTTATTCAGCTGGAGCGAGATTCGAAAGCGCTGGAACTGATTGAGATGTACTTGCGCGACGAGGATAAACTAAAGCCACTGGAGCGATTTGAAAAAGGATCTATTGTGGCTGCTCTGTTTGAGGACGATGAGCTGTGGTACCGAGCCCAGTTGCTGAAGCAGCTGCCAGACTCCCGGTACGAAGTGCTCTTCATTGACTACGGCAACACCTCCACCACATCAAAGTGCCTGCTACTCTCGGAGGAGATTGCCAGCCTGCCCAGTTTGTCCAAGAAATGTTCGCTCCAATTGCCGGAGGATTACACATCTTGGTCACCAGAAGCGGAGACTAAATTCGCCGAGCTAACCGGCGAGGGTGAGCTGGTGTTTACCACACAGCTTCTGAAGCCAGGCCAGGATGTGGTCACCATTGATCTTCTGTTGGATGGAGAGAGCATCATAGACCGACTGCTGCCGTTGTGCCAACGAAAGGAACCGAAGGAAGCCAGCAAGGAGTCCTTGGCTGTCACCACTAAAGCCATAATCACACACGTGGAGAATACCTCACATATGTACCTACAGTTTAGCGAGAAGGATTCGTTGATGGACATTATTTGCGAGAAGCTGAATGGTAGCAAACTGCAGCCCAAAACGGAAAAGGGATCTGTGGATGAATTGTGTGTTACCCAATTCCCTGACGACATGGAATTTTATCGCTCTCGTGTCCTGGAAGTGCTCGAAAATGACCAATACAAAGTGATTTTGGTTGATTATGGTAACACAACAGTGGTGGATAAGCTGTACGAGTTGCCGCTGGAGTTTGCGACCATTAAACCCGTGGCTGAGATCTGCAGCATGGAATCCTGCGCTatatttgagaaaaataaggCCCTGGCCCTTGCCACACTCGACGCGCTGCTGGACAGCTGCAATGGTGTTGTGGCGGTGGAGTTTGTAGACAAATCAGCCAGTCCGCCGGTAGTTAGACTGCGAACTAAAGATAAGAAGACAAATAGTCTGAATATCTATGATGAGCTTCAGAAGCTGATTGCAGCCGAGTTGAAGCTGATCCAAAAGAGAAACGAGAACTCCGAGTGCGTAATCACGCATGGCAACTCACCGAAGAGTTTCTATGTGCATCTGAAGCACAATACGCCGGATTTGGAATTGATTGTCAAGACACTGCAGTCGCTGAAGAAGGAGCAACTTAAGTTGCTGAACGCTCCTGGCAAGAACTTGGGCGGTGTTTGCTACTCCCAGGAGGATTCCTGCTACTATCGCTGCAGCATCAAGACTGTGTTGGAGGAGAACAAGGGCTTTGAAGCCTTTTTGTTGGACTACGGCAACACCCTGACCGTTTCGGAGATCTGGAAGTTACCCCAGGAGATAGAGACTATTCCACCGCTGGCCCTGCATTGCCAACTGAGTGAGATTCCAAAAGATGTGCCTGATGAAAAGTTAGAGGAGGCCTTTGTCGTGCTATTAGAACAGCACTTTGGGGAAGTTTACGAGATAAGCACTCAGCCGAACGAGGATGAAACGATGCCTCTTTCTGCCCAACTTCGTATCAACTATAAGGACTTTGCCCAGGAGCTGGCCAGTACAGTGGCCGGGGTGCAAAAACCGCTGGAAGCAGAGCTTCACAACTGCGTTGTGGTGCAGTACGATGATCCCAGATCGTTCTACGTGCAGATGGAGAGCGATGTGCCAGCGCTGGAGAATATGACTGATAAACTCCTCGATGCAGAGCAGGAGTTGCCCGTGTTTAGCGACCTCAAAGAGGGAGCTTTGTGCGTGGCCCAGTTTCCGGAGGACGAGGTCTTCTATCGCGCCCAGATTGTCAAGGTTTTGGACGAGGGAAAGTGCGAGGTGCACTTTATTGACTTCGGCAACAATGCTGTGACCCAGCAGTTCCGCCAGCTGCCCGAGGAGCTGGCCAAACCGGAGCGCTACAGCAAGCACTGCGAGCTGGAGGCGTCCACCATGGCCAAGTGCGATGTGGCCCTGCTTCAGACTTTTATCGACTCTCGCTTCTCCGAGACATTCCAGGTGGAGATTCTGGCCACCAAGGGAGCTGGCACCCATGTCGTGCGGCTCTTTTATCAGAGCAAGAACATCAGCGAGAAGCTTCAGGAAAATCAGTGA
- the Lapsyn gene encoding leucine-rich repeat-containing protein 4C produces MELHWQLLTFIVCLQSLRSAGFILQDERKCTYGRIEKLLRIRCYDLDLKEVPQNLKTSVEVLDLSHNRIRKLKSGSFQKYTDIKFLMLYDNMILSVEVGTFEPLTSLQEIDLSNNGLTTIPLELFQLPRLRNLYIDSNELTSLNLQGLEKPVRAPLEYLNIAGCELQELPDLGILPKLWQLNASMNPLQNFKIDSLAYLCHLQVIDLTKSQLSKCGCQQVTNHLMMLGASPRFVPVCMEALDIRECPLPYNRTIHSATFASCQTTVELAETRSFWLFGAGCFGGVCIVLLIVIFCVIHCRRKRSQRRMRNAQRRKPFVISPKNAINNRQPEDEPLHCDTARK; encoded by the exons ATGGAACTGCATTGGCAGCTGCTGACATTCATCGTGTGCCTCCAGAGTCTGCGTTCCGCCGGATTTATCCTGCAGGATGAGCGCAAGTGCACCTACGGCCGTATCGAGAAGCTGCTGCGGATCCGATGCTACGACTTGGACCTCAAGGAGGTGCCCCAGAACCTCAAGACCTCGGTGGAG GTTCTGGATCTATCGCACAATCGCATCAGGAAGCTGAAAAGTGGCTCGTTTCAGAAGTACACAGACATTAAGTTTCTGATGCTCTATGATAACATGATCTTATCGGTGGAGGTGGGAACCTTTGAGCCACTCACCTCGCTCCAG GAAATCGATCTTTCGAATAATGGACTTACAACGATTCCGCTGGAGTTGTTTCAGCTGCCGCGACTGAGAAATCTTTACATAGACAGCAACGAGCTGACATCCCTGAACCTCCAGGGGCTGGAAAAGcctgttcgggcgccactGGAGTACCTGAACATTGCAGGATGCGAACTGCAGGAGCTGCCCGATCTGGGGATACTGCCAA AACTCTGGCAACTGAATGCCTCGATGAATCCTCTGCAGAACTTCAAGATCGACAGCCTGGCGTACCTGTGTCACCTGCAGGTCATCGATCTGACCAAGTCGCAGCTCAGCAAGTGTGGCTGCCAGCAGGTCACCAATCATCTGATGATGCTCGGCGCCAGTCCGAGGTTCGTGCCCGTTTGCATGG AGGCGCTCGACATCCGCGAATGTCCACTGCCCTACAATCGGACGATCCACTCGGCGACATTCGCCAGTTGCCAGACGACTGTGGAGTTGGCCGAAACGCGCAGCTTTTGGCTCTTTGGCGCAGGCTGCTTTGGCGGCGTTTGCATTGTGCTTTTAA TTGTAATTTTCTGCGTGATACACTGCCGGAGAAAACGCAGCCAGCGACGAATGCGAAATGCCCAGAGGCGAAAACCGTTTGTGATCTCGCCCAAAAACGCCATCAACAACCGTCAGCCAGAGGACGAGCCTCTGCACTGTGATACTGCCCGAAAATAG
- the LOC123002717 gene encoding uncharacterized protein DDB_G0280579 has protein sequence MSKLLTSADIEDGKVEFDKATGASTTYKLIEGGYEVITTTPQPNGTVKTQVRTFWDPKPVSEEDLKKEQQNKKLVQKRLGKEIRIDERTTMLTRAIEGGYEEVTTTVNDDGTRSMRTKTFYDSVPTEVDENTAARLNKNKKNVTRKSSVDSTDSTESSRRIVQKQQKNVVQNYQDQQTNSTTTSERRVSVTQNIEITENNRTVRKNSLQEQNVKAITTTSSATSDKKQKKKPKSSAPPPPADFFQNDTTSVASKRVPGGVEYTYSTELESGKTITTSKTVYEEEEVELTEEEIRQYKKTLKDAEKHKNVTTTKKLKSESGTKKIVPSENPGDVTTVETIKIEGGTEYHYTTVTAEGIVKKAVKTVFDPVPTNKANPDDTDEEEIIEEYEEEIIEPGEKNVKTIETIKQLPTKFEEEVTITHERKEKKVKKSMVISQ, from the exons ATGAGCA AGCTACTGACCTCCGCGGACATCGAAGATGGTAAGGTGGAGTTCGACAAGGCCACAGGAGCCAGCACCACGTACAAGCTGATCGAGGGTGGCTACGAGGTGATCACCACCACCCCCCAGCCGAATGGAACCGTGAAGACCCAGGTGCGAACCTTCTGGGACCCGAAGCCCGTCAGCGAGGAGGATCTGAAGAAGGAGCAGCAGAACAAGAAGCTCGTCCAGAAGCGTCTGGGCAAGGAGATCCGCATTGATGAGCGCACCACCATGCTGACCCGGGCCATCGAGGGTGGCTACGAGGAGGTGACCACCACCGTCAACGACGATGGAACTCGGAGCATGCGCACCAAGACCTTCTACGACTCGGTTCCCACGGAGGTGGATGAGAACACGGCCGCCAGGTTgaacaagaacaagaagaaCGTGACCAGGAAGTCGTCGGTGGACTCCACCGATTCCACCGAGTCCTCCCGCCGCATCGTCCAGAAGCAGCAGAAGAACGTGGTGCAGAACTACCAGGATCAGCAGACCAACTCGACCACCACCTCGGAGCGCCGGGTATCGGTGACGCAGAACATCGAGATCACCGAGAACAATCGCACCGTGCGCAAGAACTCGCTGCAGGAGCAGAATGTCAAGGCCATCACTACCACCTCGTCTGCGACCAGCGAcaagaagcagaagaagaagcccaAGTCGTCGGCTCCACCACCACCCGCTGACTTCTTCCAGAACGACACCACTTCGGTGGCCTCGAAGCGAGTGCCCGGCGGAGTGGAGTACACCTACTCCACGGAACTGGAGTCCGGCAAGACCATCACCACCTCGAAGACCGTctacgaggaggaggaggtggagctcACCGAGGAGGAGATCCGCCAGTACAAGAAGACCCTGAAGGACGCCGAGAAGCACAAGAACGTGACCACCACCAAGAAGCTCAAGTCCGAGTCGGGCACCAAGAAGATCGTGCCCTCCGAGAACCCAGGCGATGTGACCACCGTGGAGACCATCAAGATCGAGGGAGGCACCGAGTACCACTACACCACCGTGACGGCCGAGGGCATTGTGAAGAAGGCCGTGAAGACCGTGTTCGATCCCGTGCCCACCAACAAGGCCAATCCCGATGACACGGACGAGGAGGAGATCATCGAGGAGTACGAGGAGGAGATCATCGAGCCCGGCGAGAAGAACGTCAAGACCATCGAGACGATCAAGCAGCTGCCCACCAAGTTCGAGG AGGAAGTGACCATCACCCATGAGAGGAAGGAGAAGAAGGTAAAGAAGTCCATGGTCATTAGCCAGTAG